TCCACGTCGCGCCACGAGATGGCGGGGTCGAGGAAATCATGTACGTAGGCCGAAAGCCCGGAACCCTCGGATTGCCGCGCAACCGTCCCCTGCCCCGCCGCGAGCAGGTTCTTCACACTCAGGCTATCGGGCAGCGAGAAGCGGTTGCGCACGTCGCGCTCGCGCTGGCCCATCAGCGGCGCGTCCACGGTGAGCAGGATGGCGCCGCAACCGGCGGCTTCGACGCGCGCAACCAGGTCCCGGGTGGCTTCGCGGTCCTTGTAGATGTAGAGCTGGAACCACAGCGGTCCGGGCGCCGCCCGGGCAATGTCCTCCACGTCCGTGTTGGAAAGCGTGCTCACGATCATGATGGTGCCCGCCGCCCGCGCGGCGCGCGCGGTGGCCAGTTCACCCTCCGGGTGCGCCATGCGGTGGAAAGCCGTCGGCGCCACCAGCACCGGCATGGAAACGCGTTCGCCGAGGACGGTGGTCTCTGTGGAACGCCCGCTCACGTCAACCAGGGTGTGGAACCACAGGGGGATGCGATCGTAGGCGCTGCGGATGTCGCGCAGGGTCAGCTCGTCCAGCGCGCCACCGGCGTAGTAGTCGTAGACCATCTTCGGCAGACGCGATGCCGCCGCGCGTTCGAAGTCGGCCAGGTTGACGAGGGGTTCACTCGCGGTCACCAGGGTCACCTCTCGACGACGCGCCGCACGGCTTCGATGACGTCCGCGACATCGGCATCGCTGAGTCTAGGTGAGAGCGGCAAACTGACGGTCTCGCGCCCGATACGCATGGCACTGGGAAACTCCTCCGGTTTCCACCCGAAGCGCGCCTGGTAATAGGGATGCTCGGGAACGCTCAGGTAGTGCACGCCCACGCCGACGTTCTGCGCCTGGACGGCGCTGAGGAAATCGTCACGGCTGATGCCGGAGCGCCCCTTCGCCACCATGATGGTGTAGAGGTGCAGAGCGTGGCGCGTGTCCTCGTCCGGTTCGCACGGAACACCGATGGGGAAGTGCGCAAACGCCTCGTTGTAACGATCCCATATCTCTTTACGAAGCAACCAGTTAGGTTCAACGCGGCGCAGCTGATGGATGCCGATGGCCGCCTGGATGTCCATCATGTTGTACTTGAAGCCGGCCTCGACCACCTGGTAGTGCACCCATCCGGAGTCGCTGAAACGCTTCCACGCATCCTTGCTCATGCCGTGCAACGCGAGCACCTTGATGCGCGCCGCCAGCGCCTCGTCATGCGCCAGCACCATGCCGCCCTCGCCGGTGATGACGTTCTTGGTCACGTAGAAACTGAAACAGCCGAACTGGCCGAACAGCCCCGCTTCCTTCCCCTTGTAGCGCGCCTCGATGGCGTGGGCGCAGTCCTCGATCACCATGAGGCCGCGCTTTTCCGCGATCTTCATGATGGCGTCCATGTCGCACGGCCGTCCGGCGAAGTGCACCGGCATGATGGCCTTGGTGCGCGGGGTGATCTTCTCCTCGATGTGCGCGGGATCGATGTTCATGCTGCGCGGATCCACGTCGGCGAGCACCGGCGTTGCGCCGGTATGAATGATGGCGTTGACCGAGGCGCAGAATGTGAGCGGCGTGGTGATGACCTCGTCGCCCTCACCCACCCCGGACGCCAGCATGGCCAGGTGCAGCGCCGCGGTGCACGAGTGGACCGCGGCGGCGTGCGGCGCCCCCTTGTACTGCTTGAAGTCGTCCTCGAAGCGGGCCACCTTGGGTCCGGTTCCGAGCCATCCGCTGCGGATGGAATCCACGACCTCGTCGATTTCTGCCTGTTCGATCTGGGGCGCACCGAAGACCAGGAAGCGGTCCCTGGGGCGGACGGGTTTGTCTTGCATTCGTCGCTATCCTCTTGGGTTGCTGTGGGGGTCTGAGATTACCACGGAAGCCGCCGGCCGGGCAATCCGTGCCACCTAGGAGCGCACCACGGCCAGCATGCGCACGATTCGCGGCCGTTCCAGCCAGCCGAGCCAGCCCAGGTAGACCGCCAGGGACACGCCCATCATGACCACCAGCTCCACCGCGGCGTTGGGCCAGGGCAACACCCGGTGCGCCAGGAGGCAGATGGCGCAGGCCACCAGCGACGGCCACAGGAACGGAAACAGGCGGCTCATGAATTCGCGCAGCGTCATCCCCACCAGCTTGCGTCTCAGCAGCACGTGGGTCGGGAACATCACCACGGTGATGACGATCACCAGCGCCCACGCGATCCCCTCCAGGCCGAAGCGGGATCCGATCCAGATTCCCACCATGATCAGCGACGTGCGCAGAATATTAATGTAGAAGCCCAGGTCGGCGCGCCCGCATGCCAGCAGCAGGCTGCCGGCCGGGCTGGTGAGCGACCAGGTCAGGCCCACCACGCACAGGATGCGCAGCAGCGGGATGGTGGGCTCGTAGTCCGGTCCCAGCTGTACGCGGATGAACGCCGGAGCCAGCGCGAAGAGGCCGACGTAGAGCGGAATCGTCACCGCGCCCAGCATCTCCATCAACTCCAGGTAGCCGTTGCGCAGGCGGTTGCGGTCCGCCTGCACGGCGGAGAAGACCGGGAAGGCCACGCGCGTGAAGATGGGATTGATGATCTGGTAGGGCCGCGCGATCAATCGGTACGCGAGTTCGTAGTAGCCCAGCGGGCCGGGCCCCATGAGGATGCCGATCACGATCTTGTCCAGGTGCTGGCCCAGCAGGCTCAGCGTGCGTTCGCCCATCTGAAAGAGGCCGAAGTGGACGAAGCGGCGACATTCGCGCGGCACGAAGCGCAGCAGCGGCCGCCACGTGGACCAGCCCACGGTGGCCAGGAGCACGGACTTCACCGCCGTCAGCAGCACGGTTGCCCACACCAGCGACCACACGCCATACCCGTGCAGCGCCAGGAAGATGCCCGTCGCCGCGCTCAACAACAACGCCGCCGTCTCGATTACCGCCAGGCGGCGGAAGCGGAGGTCGCGCTCCATCAGGGACTGGAACTGCTGTCCCATGGGCCCGATGATGAACACCACGCTCACCACGCGCACCATGTCGACCAGCGCGGGCTGGTGATAGATGCGCGCAAAGAGGGGTGCCCCGAGCCACACCAGCCCGGACACCACGATTCCGGCGCTCACGTTGAGCCAGTAGAGGCTCGAGAGTTCTTCACGGTTGGCGTTGCGGTAGTGAATGATGGCGTTGCTGACACCGGCATCGGTGAACGTCTGCGCAAAGGCCATCACCACGTTGACCATCGCCATCAGCCCGAAGTCCTCCACGCGCAACAGCCGGGCGAGGACGGCAAGCTGGACGAACTGCGTCGCGATGCGCAATGCCGTGGACGTCCCCGTCCAGCGGGCCCCGGAGGTGGCGCGGCGGCGCAGGTGCTTGATATCGACTTCGCTGGTCATGGCAGTGGGGCGGTCACGCGTCCCGGTAGAAAGGCTCGAACTGCGCCATCAGCGGGCTGTCGCCGCAGATGCGCTCCACCGAGTCGCGAACCTGCGGGGTCACGCGCGCCACCCAGTCCCGGTAGTAGGTGGCAGAAACACGGTTCGTGTCCAGCGCGGTGTTGCGGGCGGACTGGGATGTCGACGAGCCACGGATGTAGTCCTCCGTCTGCCTCCCCATCTCGAGCCCGCACCAGGCGAACATGTCCGCGGTGCGCGCCAGGGGATCGGTGGCGAGGTCTTCGTAGACCAGCGGGTACGCGCGCCCCGGCAGCGCTGTGAGCTGGGCCGCGAGTTCCTCGTTGGCGACCCGCCAGTACGCGGCCAGGCGGTCGTGCAGGTTTCCCGCGCGCACGCGGTCGAGAACCGGGGCGTACCGCGCCAGCACCTCCTGGGCCCCCATGGTCTCCACCATGCTCCCGATGTGATCGCGGATCTCGACCAGGCGCCCGCGCTTGAGGAAGCTGTCCATGGAGAGCACCACCGCGGCCGGGTGACGCACGACATGGACGAACGACGCGCCCGGCAGCGCCGAGGCCAGAAACGCCGCCTTGAAGTAGAGGCGAACCTCCTTGATGGCGACGAGTTGAATGTCTCCCTTTGCGAACCAGGCCACCGGGTGCTGTCCGATGCGGTTGAGGTGCACCAGGTTGAACTGGGCGGCGAAGCGGAAAGCGCCGGTGGACGCGCGCCGCCCCAGGCTTTCCAGTTTCCCCATCAGCCACGCTTCGGACTCGAACTGGCGCCGCGTCTCGTGCACCGGGTCGAAGAGCCGCGAGCGAACCTCCAGCAGGCGCGGCAGGTCGGCGCGCAGGCGGACGGCAAGCTCGCGCTGGGGCGGAACCAGGTAACGAAACTCGTGCGGAAAGTACGGGAATATCCGGTACGCGGGGGCGAACGGCTCGTAGTAGTGCAGGCACCCCGGGTGTGAGTCGAAGATGTTCGCGAGCCAGGTGGTTCCCGAACGCTGCGTCCCCAGCACGAACACCGGTCCGCGCGTCACGATTTCCTCGCACGCGCAATGTAGT
This portion of the Candidatus Krumholzibacteriia bacterium genome encodes:
- a CDS encoding alpha-hydroxy-acid oxidizing protein, whose amino-acid sequence is MTASEPLVNLADFERAAASRLPKMVYDYYAGGALDELTLRDIRSAYDRIPLWFHTLVDVSGRSTETTVLGERVSMPVLVAPTAFHRMAHPEGELATARAARAAGTIMIVSTLSNTDVEDIARAAPGPLWFQLYIYKDREATRDLVARVEAAGCGAILLTVDAPLMGQRERDVRNRFSLPDSLSVKNLLAAGQGTVARQSEGSGLSAYVHDFLDPAISWRDVEWLRGITSLPLIIKGLARADDTRRAVSLGASGIVVSNHGGRQLDTAPATIDALPYVVDAAGGRAEVYVDGGVRRGIDVIKAVARGARAVLLGRPVLWGLAVDGERGATRVLEILRAEIDNAMALCGCPTIDDIGPDLLQPDKS
- a CDS encoding DegT/DnrJ/EryC1/StrS family aminotransferase; this encodes MQDKPVRPRDRFLVFGAPQIEQAEIDEVVDSIRSGWLGTGPKVARFEDDFKQYKGAPHAAAVHSCTAALHLAMLASGVGEGDEVITTPLTFCASVNAIIHTGATPVLADVDPRSMNIDPAHIEEKITPRTKAIMPVHFAGRPCDMDAIMKIAEKRGLMVIEDCAHAIEARYKGKEAGLFGQFGCFSFYVTKNVITGEGGMVLAHDEALAARIKVLALHGMSKDAWKRFSDSGWVHYQVVEAGFKYNMMDIQAAIGIHQLRRVEPNWLLRKEIWDRYNEAFAHFPIGVPCEPDEDTRHALHLYTIMVAKGRSGISRDDFLSAVQAQNVGVGVHYLSVPEHPYYQARFGWKPEEFPSAMRIGRETVSLPLSPRLSDADVADVIEAVRRVVER
- a CDS encoding MOP flippase family protein; the encoded protein is MTSEVDIKHLRRRATSGARWTGTSTALRIATQFVQLAVLARLLRVEDFGLMAMVNVVMAFAQTFTDAGVSNAIIHYRNANREELSSLYWLNVSAGIVVSGLVWLGAPLFARIYHQPALVDMVRVVSVVFIIGPMGQQFQSLMERDLRFRRLAVIETAALLLSAATGIFLALHGYGVWSLVWATVLLTAVKSVLLATVGWSTWRPLLRFVPRECRRFVHFGLFQMGERTLSLLGQHLDKIVIGILMGPGPLGYYELAYRLIARPYQIINPIFTRVAFPVFSAVQADRNRLRNGYLELMEMLGAVTIPLYVGLFALAPAFIRVQLGPDYEPTIPLLRILCVVGLTWSLTSPAGSLLLACGRADLGFYINILRTSLIMVGIWIGSRFGLEGIAWALVIVITVVMFPTHVLLRRKLVGMTLREFMSRLFPFLWPSLVACAICLLAHRVLPWPNAAVELVVMMGVSLAVYLGWLGWLERPRIVRMLAVVRS
- a CDS encoding sulfotransferase, yielding MTRGPVFVLGTQRSGTTWLANIFDSHPGCLHYYEPFAPAYRIFPYFPHEFRYLVPPQRELAVRLRADLPRLLEVRSRLFDPVHETRRQFESEAWLMGKLESLGRRASTGAFRFAAQFNLVHLNRIGQHPVAWFAKGDIQLVAIKEVRLYFKAAFLASALPGASFVHVVRHPAAVVLSMDSFLKRGRLVEIRDHIGSMVETMGAQEVLARYAPVLDRVRAGNLHDRLAAYWRVANEELAAQLTALPGRAYPLVYEDLATDPLARTADMFAWCGLEMGRQTEDYIRGSSTSQSARNTALDTNRVSATYYRDWVARVTPQVRDSVERICGDSPLMAQFEPFYRDA